The genomic window AGGGCGCTCGGGATGTTCCGCACGCAGAAGAACAGGCTCGTCATCGTCGGCTCGCCCGTGAACGGGGGTGTGACGGATTCCCGGGAGAGCACGACGAAGCGCGTGGTGTTGTCGGGATCGTCCTCCACTCCGGCCCGGAGCGTCACCAGGTCGAACAGCCCTGCCGCAGCGGGCGGGGCGAGGGCCGCGTGCCGCGGATCGCCCAGCTCCGCCACCTCGCGTGCCGCGCCGGCCGTGTCGTCGCAGACGAGGGTGCGCCAGCCACCCTCGCGCAGTACCTTCCGGCACTGGCCCAGCGCGTGCACATGGCTGCGTACGGTTTCCACCTGATCGAGCGATGCGCCCGGAACGGCCATGAGGTCGAAGCGGATGGGCAGGAAGTGCTCGGCGACGATGAACAGCCCGGACTCCGGCAGAAGGTGGTGCACGTCGGCGACGCGCCCTGCCGCGGAGTTGTCCACCGGGATCACAGCGACGTCGGCGGCACC from Streptomyces sp. NBC_01341 includes these protein-coding regions:
- a CDS encoding prephenate dehydratase; the protein is MTNVAYQGEPGSNSSTVARTLYPTGSELPFTAFDQALDAVTLGAADVAVIPVDNSAAGRVADVHHLLPESGLFIVAEHFLPIRFDLMAVPGASLDQVETVRSHVHALGQCRKVLREGGWRTLVCDDTAGAAREVAELGDPRHAALAPPAAAGLFDLVTLRAGVEDDPDNTTRFVVLSRESVTPPFTGEPTMTSLFFCVRNIPSALYKALGGFASSAVNLTKIESYQMGAGLNASRFYAEIEGHPDEPRVELALQELGFFSTEVRILGVYPAHPHRLNGRSG